Sequence from the Gemmatimonadota bacterium genome:
CAGCAGGGCGATGAAGAGGCGGGCACGGAAGGAGAGGCGGGACACGGTGTGTCATAATGTACACGGACGGCGAATGGCGAACAGCGAACGGCCGCCGCTGAAGGGATTCGGGGGCACCGACCACCTTGGCACCGCTCCTGCACTCGCTGGGCGGGTTGGCTGGGCGCTCCTCGCCCCGCCGTTCCTCCTTCCCGAACCGGGATGACCATGACCCTGTCCCTCCGATGGATGCGCCGCGCCGGCCTTGGATCGGCCCTGACGGCCGTCTTTGCCCTGTCTGCGCCGCTTTCCGCTGCCGCCCAATCGCTGACGGCGGGGTCGCTGCGCGCCACCGTGCTCGACCCCCAAGGCGCCCCCATCCGTGAGACCTTGGTCACGCTGGAGCGGCTGGGTGTCGCGTTCCGCACCGGGGAGACGAATCGTGCGGGGGGGGTCGGCTTCGAGGCGCTTCCCCCCTGCCAGTACTCCCTCCTCGTCGAACAGCTGGGCTACCAGCCGGTGCGCCTCCGTGGCATCTCCATCCTCGCCGGCAACACCTCCGAAGTGACGGTCCGACTGGTTCGCCGTCCGCCGCCGATTGCCTCGGTGGATGAGCAGGCGGCTCAGGTGACGTTCCGCGGCGCGGCCCCCGGCCGAGTCTTCGCCGGGGACCAGCTCACCCGTCTCGATCGGGAACGCTCGATCACTGATCTCCGACGCGACCTCACTCAGCTGCCGACCCGGCTCTTCGTCGATGGCCTTGAGGAGACGTTGCTCCGCCACCCGGGCCGCCCGAGTGAGTTGGCCTCGGCGCCGATGTTCGCGCGCGATGGCATCAGCAGCGTGACGATGGCAATGCTCGGCCGCGACGGCGAATGGCGCGGTGCCTCTGGTCCGTTCTTCTCGGCGCAGAGCATGCGCGGCGGCCGCCGCGTGCAGGTGACGCCATGGGCCACCTTCTCGGGGGCATCGCTCGGTGGCCGCGCGGTGGATAACCCGGCCGACTCGGCAGGTTCGTCGCTTCAGGCCGGCGTGGCCCTTGGTGGGCCGATCAAGGGCGACACATCCTCCTGGTTCCTTCGCGTCGACTATCAGCAGCTCCGCACACCGACTGCCGCGCCATTCGAGAACGCCGATGCCGCTCCGGCCTTCACCAGCGCGGCGGGAAATCGCGCGGCGGAGATCGCCCGCTGGCTCTCGCCGACGGTGCGGAGCTGGCAGGGTCTCACCGGGCAGGGCCGGGTGGATTGGCAAATCGGCTCAAAGACCGCCCTGATGGTGCGCGCCGGGATGGCCTCGTGGAGCGAGGACAACCCGACCGCCGGGATCGAGATGACCAACGGTGCCGGTGATCGTCTCGATGCCAACGATCTCTCCCTCGCCACGTCGCTGACCACCCAGGGCGACGGGTGGCTGAGTGAGACACGCCTCGGCATGCGGACCAGCAGTCGCGAGTGGACCGGGACCGGCGCTGCCCTGAGCACGCTGCTCGCGAGCGGGAGCAGCGTCGGCACCCCGTTCACCGGCGGAGGCGTCTTCGATGAAAGCGCGTTCGAGCTGGTGCAATCGGCGAGCTATCGCACCGGCCGCCACACCCTCAAGGCGGGCCTGTCGGCGCAACGTCGGACCGTGACCTACAGCTGGATCCCTGGCGCCTACGGCCGCTACGCCTTCGGAACGACCGACGCGGGCGGTGGCGGGACCGGGACGTATCAGCAGATGGTCGGCGGCTCGCCAGCACCGGATATCGCCGCCACCGAGGCCGGCCTCTTCCTGCAGGATGCCTGGCAGCTGTCACCGGCCCTTGAACTGTTCGGCGGGCTCAGGCTCGAGACGCAGCGCCTCCCGACCGCGCTTTATCAAGCCAATACGGCGTGGGGCCTGACGAGCGGGTTGAGCAGCGCCACGCACCTCAAAGAGTCGAGTGGCGATCGCTTCGCACCGCGCGCCGGCTTCACCTACAACGTGGCCGGGCAGGGGCGGACGGTGCTTCGCGGCACCATCGGACGGCTGGCTGGACGGTACGATCTTGCCGCCGTGTCGGAGGTGGCACAGTTCAACGGTGATATCGTGGTGCACCGCGCCGAGGGAACGCTCGCGTTTCCAACGCCCGGGACGCTGGGTGGCGCCACGGTGGTCGGTCCATCGCTCACCTTCTTCGGCCCCGAGGTTCGGAAGCCACGGTCGTTCGAGGGCGAGCTCTCGTGGCAGCAGCAACTGGCGTCGGGGACTACCCTGACGATCACCGGTGGCTACCGGCACGCCGACTTCCTGCTCCGGCGCGACGATTTGAATCGTCCCGTGGCACCACTCGCCACCGCGGTTGATGGCCGCGAGATCTGGGGCACCCTGGCCCAGTACGGCGAGTTGATCGTCCCCGCCATCGGGAGCAATCGTCGCTTCAGCGGATTCGATGCCGCGTATGGGCTCACCTCCACCGGCTACAGCGACAGCTATGACGCCACCGTGCGCCTGGAACGCCCGATCGGTGCCGGGGCGACCTTCGCCGCGAGCTACACCTTCTCGCGCACGGACGACAATCTCGTGGGGCAGTTGAGTGGTGATCCGGCGGATCGGCTTTCGCCGCTCTCGGCGGCCTCGACGTGGGATGTGGGACGCTCCGATCTCGACATTCCGCATCGCCTCGCTGCGACCGTGACGCTGCGCCCCGGCGTCGATGGTCCGCTCTCGGTGGCGGCGCGCGCCCGCTACCGTTCGGGTCTCCCGTTCACCCCAGGGTACCGTCAGGGCGTGGACATCAATGGGGATGGCTCGGGAGGGAATGACCCGGTCGCGTTGACCGGCGCCCCGGCGGGACTCGCCGCCGTCCTCGCCAATGCCCACTGCAGCATCGGAGGGAGTGGGGTCGCCGAGCGCAACAGCTGCCGCGAGGATGCCGTGGCGTCGCTGGACCTCTCGCTGGCGCTTCGACTTGGCGCCGGCGCCCGGCGGATCGCACTGACCCTCGATGCGTTCAACGTCGTCGGCTCGGCCACCGGGGTGGTGGATCGCGCGGCGCTGCTCGTCGATCCAACCGGCACGATCACCACCTCCGCTGCCGGACGCACGGTCGTGCCCATGGTCGTCAATGACAACTTCGGCACGCTGTTGAGTCGGCGGGGTGAGCCCCGCACGCTTCGCATCGGCCTGCGCGTGGAGAACTGAACATGCAGACGATGACGATGCTTCGACGCGCGACCTTCGCGCTCCTCCTCGCCGGCTGCAGCAATGCTGGCGAGTCCCTGACCTTCCCGGCGCTGCCCGAGGGCGGCATTGCGGTGTCCTTCTTCCTGGACCGCGATGCCACCGGGAGCTACACCACCAACGACACCACGATGGCCGGGGTGCGTGTCGCGCTCCTCGCCGCCAACGGTGTCGACACGATCCAGACCATGCTGAGCAACGCCACCGGCGTCG
This genomic interval carries:
- a CDS encoding TonB-dependent receptor, producing MTMTLSLRWMRRAGLGSALTAVFALSAPLSAAAQSLTAGSLRATVLDPQGAPIRETLVTLERLGVAFRTGETNRAGGVGFEALPPCQYSLLVEQLGYQPVRLRGISILAGNTSEVTVRLVRRPPPIASVDEQAAQVTFRGAAPGRVFAGDQLTRLDRERSITDLRRDLTQLPTRLFVDGLEETLLRHPGRPSELASAPMFARDGISSVTMAMLGRDGEWRGASGPFFSAQSMRGGRRVQVTPWATFSGASLGGRAVDNPADSAGSSLQAGVALGGPIKGDTSSWFLRVDYQQLRTPTAAPFENADAAPAFTSAAGNRAAEIARWLSPTVRSWQGLTGQGRVDWQIGSKTALMVRAGMASWSEDNPTAGIEMTNGAGDRLDANDLSLATSLTTQGDGWLSETRLGMRTSSREWTGTGAALSTLLASGSSVGTPFTGGGVFDESAFELVQSASYRTGRHTLKAGLSAQRRTVTYSWIPGAYGRYAFGTTDAGGGGTGTYQQMVGGSPAPDIAATEAGLFLQDAWQLSPALELFGGLRLETQRLPTALYQANTAWGLTSGLSSATHLKESSGDRFAPRAGFTYNVAGQGRTVLRGTIGRLAGRYDLAAVSEVAQFNGDIVVHRAEGTLAFPTPGTLGGATVVGPSLTFFGPEVRKPRSFEGELSWQQQLASGTTLTITGGYRHADFLLRRDDLNRPVAPLATAVDGREIWGTLAQYGELIVPAIGSNRRFSGFDAAYGLTSTGYSDSYDATVRLERPIGAGATFAASYTFSRTDDNLVGQLSGDPADRLSPLSAASTWDVGRSDLDIPHRLAATVTLRPGVDGPLSVAARARYRSGLPFTPGYRQGVDINGDGSGGNDPVALTGAPAGLAAVLANAHCSIGGSGVAERNSCREDAVASLDLSLALRLGAGARRIALTLDAFNVVGSATGVVDRAALLVDPTGTITTSAAGRTVVPMVVNDNFGTLLSRRGEPRTLRIGLRVEN